One Desulfomicrobium apsheronum genomic region harbors:
- the minE gene encoding cell division topological specificity factor MinE codes for MGIFSYFRTKKNTAEVAKNRLQIIVAHERAQNGGYEFLPRLRQELMQVVQKYVHVELDDIRVDVNRDGDCEVLEFNVTLPDNKR; via the coding sequence ATGGGTATCTTCAGTTATTTCCGCACCAAGAAAAACACGGCTGAGGTGGCCAAGAACCGGCTGCAGATCATCGTGGCCCATGAGCGGGCCCAAAACGGCGGGTACGAATTTTTGCCCCGCCTGCGTCAGGAACTCATGCAGGTGGTGCAGAAATATGTGCATGTGGAACTTGATGACATCCGGGTGGACGTGAACAGGGACGGAGATTGCGAAGTCCTGGAGTTTAACGTGACCCTCCCGGACAACAAACGCTGA
- a CDS encoding MarR family winged helix-turn-helix transcriptional regulator — MHELEQLSDLIIEFYEKLSSWEQAVVRDSAITLPQMHTLEILGQQSPLRMKELAAKMGVTTGTLTVGVDRLEKLGLVARIPHETDRRSILVTLTEAGQELYREHHAHHLHLTRDLQSALTPEETAQLRAILPKLTQAL; from the coding sequence ATGCATGAGCTTGAACAACTAAGCGATCTGATCATCGAATTCTACGAAAAACTCTCTTCCTGGGAACAGGCCGTGGTCCGAGACTCGGCCATCACCCTGCCGCAGATGCACACCCTTGAAATCCTGGGTCAGCAGTCCCCTTTGCGCATGAAGGAACTCGCGGCCAAGATGGGCGTGACCACCGGGACCCTGACGGTGGGGGTGGACCGCCTGGAAAAACTGGGTCTGGTGGCGCGCATCCCGCACGAGACGGACCGCCGTTCCATCCTCGTGACCCTGACCGAGGCCGGGCAGGAACTGTACCGCGAGCACCACGCCCATCACCTGCACCTGACCCGGGATCTGCAATCGGCCCTGACCCCCGAAGAGACGGCGCAGCTGCGCGCCATCCTGCCCAAACTGACGCAGGCGTTGTGA
- a CDS encoding pseudouridine synthase: protein MPEAEIAEIPVLYRDEQFVAVHKPAGLLVHRNAHAGREPFLLQMLRDQLGQRLYPVHRLDRPTSGLMIMAFSSQNAHILALQFAGQDVGKTYLAVTRGFTPLQGLIDDPLKSDSGNLQEARTEFSRLATAEIPHPVGPNPTARYSLVQVRPKTGRTHQIRRHFAHIRHPLIGDVLRGDGRQNRFFREHFGVHRLLLASVELSFRHPKDNSPMTLTCPPAQELLDLFDQLGWSAAQPLWATDSDNLRIP, encoded by the coding sequence ATGCCTGAAGCTGAAATCGCGGAAATTCCGGTACTGTACCGGGACGAGCAGTTCGTCGCCGTGCACAAACCGGCCGGATTGCTGGTGCACCGCAACGCCCATGCCGGACGCGAACCCTTCCTGCTCCAGATGCTGCGCGACCAGCTCGGACAGCGCCTGTATCCTGTGCACCGCCTGGACCGCCCCACCTCGGGCCTCATGATCATGGCCTTCTCGTCACAGAACGCCCACATCCTGGCCCTCCAGTTTGCGGGGCAGGATGTGGGCAAGACCTATCTTGCCGTGACGAGGGGCTTCACGCCTCTTCAAGGCCTCATCGACGATCCGCTCAAATCCGATTCCGGCAACCTGCAAGAAGCCCGGACCGAATTCTCGCGCCTGGCCACGGCGGAAATCCCGCACCCAGTCGGCCCCAACCCAACCGCCCGCTACAGCCTGGTTCAGGTCCGACCCAAAACCGGCCGCACGCATCAGATCCGGCGTCACTTCGCCCACATCCGCCACCCGCTCATCGGAGACGTGCTGCGCGGCGACGGCCGCCAGAATCGCTTCTTTCGCGAACATTTCGGCGTGCATCGCCTCTTGCTGGCCAGCGTGGAACTCTCCTTCCGCCACCCCAAAGACAACAGTCCCATGACCCTGACCTGCCCCCCGGCCCAGGAACTCCTCGATCTTTTCGACCAGCTCGGATGGAGCGCCGCCCAGCCCCTCTGGGCAACCGATTCCGACAATCTCCGCATCCCGTAG
- a CDS encoding lysophospholipid acyltransferase family protein: MNIKSLSDPYHTPEIKIGPFSRLFPSAAFYARILSIVCEAAWRTRGGGYSMEKWAVDSLTVMRRAEASGLRFHIENASAVTNLPGPCVVVANHMSTLETFCMPAILATHRPIAFVIKRSLTTYPIFQRIVNAVEPIAVDRVNPRDDFKAVMEQGQERLARGISVIVFPQTTRTMNLDRKAFNSIGIKLAKKAGVPVVPLALKTDAWGLGTLSKDYGAIRPEIPARFCFGDPMMIRGAGKNEHEEIMEFIHWKLTAWSAT; this comes from the coding sequence ATGAACATCAAGTCTCTCAGCGATCCTTACCATACCCCTGAAATTAAGATCGGCCCGTTTTCACGGCTTTTTCCCAGCGCGGCCTTTTATGCGCGGATATTGTCCATAGTCTGCGAGGCTGCGTGGCGAACCAGGGGAGGCGGCTATTCCATGGAGAAATGGGCCGTGGACAGCCTGACCGTCATGCGCAGGGCCGAAGCCAGCGGCCTGCGTTTTCACATCGAAAACGCTTCCGCCGTCACGAACCTGCCCGGACCCTGCGTGGTCGTGGCCAACCACATGTCCACCCTGGAAACCTTCTGCATGCCGGCCATCCTGGCCACCCATCGGCCCATCGCCTTTGTGATCAAGCGCAGTCTGACGACCTATCCAATCTTCCAGCGGATAGTTAACGCCGTCGAACCCATCGCCGTCGACCGCGTCAATCCCCGGGACGACTTCAAGGCCGTCATGGAGCAGGGACAGGAGCGCCTGGCGCGGGGCATTTCCGTCATCGTCTTTCCCCAGACGACACGCACCATGAATCTTGACCGCAAGGCCTTCAACTCCATCGGCATCAAGCTGGCCAAGAAGGCGGGAGTGCCGGTTGTGCCTCTGGCCCTCAAGACCGACGCCTGGGGCCTTGGCACGCTGAGCAAGGATTATGGAGCCATCCGGCCGGAGATTCCGGCCCGCTTCTGCTTTGGCGACCCCATGATGATCCGGGGCGCGGGCAAAAACGAACACGAGGAGATCATGGAGTTTATCCATTGGAAGCTCACGGCCTGGAGCGCCACGTGA
- a CDS encoding CDP-alcohol phosphatidyltransferase family protein: MLDTHARRLFQPIFDTMAHALGRRGIGPAAVTLSAALLGGLAAGAMALGWPVLFLALLWLSGLLDAVDGTLARQGGVTSRAGAMLDIVCDRAVEALVIVAFGLRFPEARLELLVLCAAIILSLTVFLTAAASLPASVGKSFHYQAGLAERSEGFLFFSLMAVWPSGVPGVALVFALTVLFTAGQRLRAALGFFRD, translated from the coding sequence ATGCTTGATACGCACGCCAGACGGCTTTTTCAGCCGATTTTTGACACCATGGCGCATGCCTTGGGTCGCAGGGGAATCGGGCCGGCGGCAGTGACCCTGTCGGCCGCGCTTCTGGGCGGGTTGGCTGCGGGAGCCATGGCCCTGGGCTGGCCAGTCCTGTTCCTGGCCTTGCTGTGGCTTTCAGGGCTGCTGGACGCGGTGGATGGAACCCTGGCTCGCCAGGGCGGAGTGACGAGCAGGGCCGGGGCCATGCTGGACATTGTCTGCGACCGGGCCGTGGAGGCGCTGGTCATCGTGGCTTTCGGGCTGCGTTTTCCCGAGGCAAGGCTTGAGCTTCTGGTGCTTTGCGCGGCCATCATCCTGTCCCTGACGGTTTTCCTGACGGCGGCAGCGTCCCTGCCCGCGTCCGTCGGCAAGAGTTTTCACTATCAGGCCGGTCTGGCCGAACGCAGCGAGGGGTTCCTGTTTTTTTCCCTTATGGCCGTGTGGCCGTCGGGAGTCCCGGGAGTGGCGCTGGTCTTTGCGTTGACGGTATTGTTCACGGCAGGTCAGCGCCTGCGGGCGGCGCTTGGATTTTTCAGGGATTGA
- a CDS encoding cation diffusion facilitator family transporter, protein MHNHSCSCGHDHHHNPDHGERGTRFVFWLTVITMAVEIFSGWIFGSMALLADGWHMASHAGAMAVAWFAYVWARKNADNPDLVFGAGKVNALAGFASAVGLILVALYMAGESLTRLFSPVPISFGPATLVAVLGLVINLVSAWWLRDEDHVHSHDHNLKAAYMHVLADALTSVLAIFALLGGKYYGLNWLDPVMGIVGALVIGRWAIGLMRETGWILLDRRADKDLHADILRRIEQGGEVRVRDLYVWNVGPRRLAGHLTVEDGTPRPPEYYKDLLSEVAHLERVTVEVHACPCPAESRDQVCPEADHA, encoded by the coding sequence ATGCACAACCATTCATGTTCCTGCGGCCATGACCATCACCACAATCCTGATCACGGCGAACGCGGGACCCGTTTCGTTTTCTGGCTGACCGTGATCACCATGGCCGTTGAGATCTTTTCTGGCTGGATTTTCGGCTCCATGGCACTCCTGGCCGACGGCTGGCACATGGCCAGTCATGCCGGCGCCATGGCCGTGGCCTGGTTCGCCTATGTCTGGGCGCGCAAGAACGCCGACAACCCCGACTTGGTCTTTGGCGCGGGCAAGGTCAATGCCCTGGCCGGATTCGCCTCGGCGGTGGGCCTCATCCTCGTGGCTCTCTACATGGCGGGCGAATCCCTGACCCGGCTCTTCTCACCCGTGCCCATCTCCTTTGGCCCGGCAACGCTGGTGGCGGTGCTGGGCCTGGTCATCAATCTGGTCAGCGCATGGTGGCTTCGCGATGAAGACCATGTACACAGTCACGACCACAACCTGAAGGCCGCCTACATGCATGTCCTGGCCGACGCCCTGACCTCGGTCCTGGCCATTTTCGCCCTGCTGGGCGGGAAGTACTACGGCCTGAACTGGCTCGATCCGGTCATGGGCATTGTCGGAGCGCTGGTCATCGGGCGCTGGGCCATCGGCCTCATGCGCGAAACCGGCTGGATCCTCCTTGATCGCCGCGCGGACAAGGATCTGCATGCGGACATCCTGCGTCGCATCGAGCAGGGAGGAGAGGTACGGGTTCGCGACCTCTATGTCTGGAACGTGGGACCGCGCCGCTTGGCGGGCCACCTCACCGTCGAAGACGGGACCCCTCGTCCGCCCGAATACTACAAGGATCTTCTGTCCGAAGTTGCGCATCTGGAGCGTGTCACCGTTGAAGTACATGCCTGCCCGTGCCCGGCGGAAAGCCGGGATCAGGTCTGCCCGGAGGCCGACCATGCATGA
- a CDS encoding phosphoribosylanthranilate isomerase, with product MTMEGLVQVAGIGSLAEGRMLLDCGADLLGFPLRLPVHATDTSEDEARAIIAELGPSFCVLITYEQDPDRLVEFCRFLNVNTVQLHADVSADTLAQIRTRLPLRIFKSYVVGRESMSPARFAQIYSPVCEAFITDTFDPSTGASGATGLVHDWGVSAELVRHSPRPVILAGGLNPANVRQAIRSVRPAAVDVHTGVEAPDGSKDPELVRAFVREARAGFAEAAG from the coding sequence ATGACCATGGAAGGTTTGGTGCAGGTGGCGGGGATCGGCAGCTTGGCCGAAGGGCGCATGCTGCTCGATTGCGGCGCGGATCTGCTCGGTTTTCCCCTGCGCCTGCCGGTGCATGCGACGGACACCTCGGAGGATGAGGCGCGGGCCATCATCGCGGAGCTTGGGCCGTCGTTCTGCGTGCTCATCACCTACGAGCAGGACCCGGATCGTCTGGTGGAATTCTGCCGTTTCTTGAACGTGAACACGGTGCAGCTTCATGCCGACGTCTCCGCAGACACCCTGGCCCAGATCAGGACCCGCCTGCCCCTGCGTATCTTCAAGAGCTATGTAGTGGGCCGCGAGTCCATGAGCCCCGCACGGTTTGCGCAGATCTACTCGCCGGTTTGCGAAGCCTTTATCACCGATACGTTCGACCCCTCGACGGGAGCCAGCGGCGCGACGGGCCTGGTCCACGACTGGGGCGTGAGTGCGGAGTTGGTTCGGCACAGCCCGCGTCCGGTCATTTTGGCCGGCGGCCTGAACCCGGCCAATGTTCGTCAGGCCATAAGGTCGGTGCGTCCGGCCGCGGTCGATGTGCACACGGGCGTTGAAGCCCCGGACGGCTCCAAGGACCCGGAATTGGTCCGGGCCTTCGTGCGTGAAGCCCGCGCCGGATTTGCCGAGGCTGCCGGGTAG
- a CDS encoding PaaI family thioesterase, with the protein MDIRHVIEQEIPYDRFLGLLVEEIRPGYARLRLPYRPEFIGDPRRPALHGGLISMLVDTCGGSAVWAACSVRDRVATIDMRVDYLRPADPADLIAIGEVKLLGNRVGNATVQIFSANNPDVVIAEGRAVYNIRKAGAKTPDNMCIPISNP; encoded by the coding sequence ATGGATATTCGACACGTCATCGAGCAGGAAATTCCCTACGATCGTTTTCTGGGGCTCCTGGTGGAGGAAATCCGGCCCGGCTATGCCCGGCTGCGCTTGCCCTACAGGCCTGAATTCATTGGCGATCCAAGACGGCCTGCGCTGCACGGCGGTCTCATCTCCATGCTCGTGGACACCTGCGGCGGCTCGGCGGTGTGGGCGGCCTGCTCGGTGCGCGACCGGGTGGCTACCATCGACATGCGCGTGGACTACCTGCGCCCGGCCGACCCGGCGGATCTCATCGCCATCGGCGAGGTCAAGCTGCTGGGCAACAGGGTCGGCAACGCCACCGTGCAGATTTTCTCCGCCAATAATCCGGATGTGGTCATTGCCGAAGGCCGGGCCGTGTATAATATTCGAAAAGCAGGGGCAAAAACTCCAGATAACATGTGCATCCCGATCAGCAACCCATGA
- the minC gene encoding septum site-determining protein MinC, whose translation MSSFEIKGKVAPCTLFRPLTVDLVDLGADVEERLGRTPEFFRNMAVIVDLSALGEMRNGLDLNGLVRLLRDQGMMPVGIQGGNEYHERLAPNLHLGVFPESRPAPGRASNGGASAPFGDAAAMVVDKPVRSGQQIYAKGRDLVVLAPVGQGSEVIADGNIHIYAPLRGRALAGVMGFEGARIFCKELRAELISVAGLYRVSEDLPENLHGASAQIRLSGRQLLIESL comes from the coding sequence GTGTCGTCCTTTGAAATAAAGGGAAAAGTCGCGCCTTGCACACTTTTCAGGCCGCTGACGGTCGATTTGGTCGATCTGGGCGCTGATGTTGAAGAACGTCTGGGGCGGACTCCCGAATTTTTCCGTAACATGGCAGTCATAGTGGACCTTTCCGCTTTGGGCGAGATGCGCAATGGGCTTGATCTGAACGGTCTGGTTCGCTTGCTGCGGGATCAGGGCATGATGCCCGTGGGCATCCAGGGCGGGAACGAGTATCATGAGCGGCTGGCACCCAATCTTCATCTGGGCGTTTTTCCGGAGAGCAGGCCCGCTCCGGGGCGAGCGTCCAATGGCGGGGCGAGTGCTCCTTTCGGAGATGCGGCAGCCATGGTCGTGGACAAGCCCGTGCGTTCCGGACAGCAGATCTATGCCAAGGGCCGCGATCTTGTGGTGCTGGCTCCCGTGGGACAGGGCTCCGAGGTCATCGCCGACGGCAATATCCATATCTACGCGCCGCTGCGCGGGCGGGCCCTGGCCGGGGTCATGGGTTTCGAAGGGGCGCGGATCTTTTGCAAGGAACTGCGGGCGGAACTGATCTCTGTCGCCGGGCTGTACCGGGTCAGCGAGGATTTGCCCGAAAACCTGCATGGCGCTTCGGCTCAGATCCGTCTGAGCGGGCGTCAGCTTTTGATTGAATCTCTTTGA
- a CDS encoding Hsp20/alpha crystallin family protein: MTNDMEKKTAPALPRFRPNTDVLEREDGFHIFVDMPGVGKDGLSIDLRDNELEIRGKAVYPREENAKALHVEFGDGEYVRTFTISDGVDREGIRASLKKGLLELYLPKAARFKPRRIEIQAG; the protein is encoded by the coding sequence ATGACTAACGATATGGAAAAAAAGACGGCCCCGGCCCTGCCCCGATTCCGCCCCAACACCGACGTGCTGGAACGTGAGGACGGATTCCACATTTTCGTGGACATGCCCGGAGTGGGCAAGGACGGCCTGTCCATTGACCTGAGGGATAACGAACTGGAGATTCGCGGCAAGGCGGTCTACCCGCGAGAGGAAAACGCCAAGGCCCTGCATGTGGAGTTTGGGGATGGGGAATACGTACGTACGTTCACCATTTCGGACGGTGTGGACCGGGAAGGTATCCGCGCCAGCCTCAAGAAGGGTCTGCTTGAACTCTACTTGCCCAAGGCGGCCCGCTTCAAGCCTCGCCGTATTGAGATCCAGGCCGGATAA
- a CDS encoding rubredoxin, translating into MAAPEEIYQCQTVNCGYMYNPDKGDRKGKIPAGVKFEDLPEDWRCPICGGTKRCFRPLVGPGSTKDAGCELPTKD; encoded by the coding sequence ATGGCGGCCCCCGAAGAGATTTACCAGTGTCAGACAGTCAACTGCGGCTACATGTACAATCCGGACAAGGGTGACAGGAAGGGAAAAATCCCGGCAGGGGTGAAGTTTGAAGACCTGCCGGAAGATTGGCGCTGCCCCATATGCGGGGGCACGAAAAGATGCTTCCGCCCCCTGGTCGGACCCGGTTCGACCAAGGACGCAGGGTGTGAATTGCCCACCAAAGATTGA
- the minD gene encoding septum site-determining protein MinD, whose amino-acid sequence MGKIIVVTSGKGGVGKTTSSASLATGLARRGMQVAVLDFDVGLRNLDLIMGCERRVVYDFVNVIQGDATLHQAMIRDKRVENLFILPASQTKDKDALRMDGVEKVLDELSARFDFVICDSPAGIEHGALMAMHFADEAVVVTNPEVSSVRDSDRVLGLLQSKTRKAKNGGNIREHLLLTRYDPERVERGEMLGVADVEEILAIPLLGVIPESKSVLAASNSGEPVILDDGSDAGQAYEDAVSRLMGEDLPHRFLTSRKKGFFARIFGG is encoded by the coding sequence GTGGGTAAAATTATTGTTGTTACTTCGGGCAAGGGCGGGGTCGGCAAGACCACTTCCAGCGCTTCCCTGGCCACGGGCCTGGCCCGTCGAGGCATGCAGGTCGCGGTGCTTGATTTCGACGTGGGTCTGCGCAACCTTGACTTGATCATGGGTTGCGAGCGCCGGGTGGTTTATGATTTCGTCAACGTCATCCAGGGTGATGCTACTTTGCATCAGGCCATGATCCGCGACAAGCGGGTCGAAAATCTTTTCATACTTCCCGCGTCCCAGACCAAGGACAAGGACGCCTTGCGCATGGACGGCGTGGAGAAAGTGCTGGACGAGCTTTCGGCCCGTTTCGACTTCGTCATCTGCGATTCGCCGGCGGGCATAGAACACGGGGCGCTCATGGCCATGCATTTCGCCGACGAGGCCGTGGTCGTGACCAATCCGGAGGTGTCCTCGGTGCGCGATTCCGATCGGGTGCTGGGCCTTTTGCAGAGCAAGACCAGAAAGGCCAAGAATGGCGGAAATATACGGGAGCATTTGCTTCTTACGCGCTATGATCCCGAGCGGGTCGAGCGGGGCGAGATGCTCGGCGTGGCCGACGTGGAGGAGATCCTTGCCATTCCGCTGCTGGGGGTGATCCCGGAGTCCAAGTCCGTGCTGGCCGCCTCCAACTCCGGCGAGCCGGTCATTCTAGACGACGGAAGCGACGCGGGCCAGGCCTACGAGGACGCGGTATCCCGCCTGATGGGCGAGGATCTGCCGCATCGTTTCCTGACTTCGCGCAAGAAGGGTTTTTTTGCCCGGATTTTTGGAGGCTGA
- a CDS encoding cysteine hydrolase, producing the protein MKKSRLVFILTALVFLCITPALAGTIIEEWNTVTPPTPVELKAVAVSPANTAFLVLDIEERTCNMQARPRCVESAPRIGAFLAKARAAGMPVVHSLTSRGTPETILPEARPLPGEPIVQSSVDKFFNTELDAILKKLGVSNVIITGTTAEGAVLHTATGAAMRGLNVIVPVDGMSAGTLYAEQYTAWHLLNAPGTRARASLTRLDMIDITSK; encoded by the coding sequence ATGAAAAAATCAAGACTGGTTTTCATTTTGACAGCGCTTGTCTTCCTATGCATAACGCCCGCCCTGGCGGGAACCATTATCGAAGAATGGAACACGGTTACGCCTCCCACGCCCGTGGAACTCAAGGCCGTGGCTGTCAGCCCGGCAAATACGGCTTTTCTGGTCCTCGACATCGAAGAGCGGACCTGCAACATGCAGGCGCGGCCGCGTTGCGTGGAGTCCGCACCCCGCATCGGGGCCTTCCTGGCCAAGGCCAGGGCAGCGGGGATGCCCGTGGTGCACAGCCTGACCAGCAGAGGCACGCCTGAAACCATTCTTCCCGAGGCTAGGCCCCTGCCCGGAGAACCCATTGTCCAGTCATCGGTGGACAAGTTCTTCAACACCGAACTGGACGCGATCCTGAAAAAACTGGGCGTCAGCAACGTCATCATCACCGGCACCACCGCCGAAGGTGCGGTCCTGCACACCGCCACCGGGGCCGCCATGCGCGGCTTGAACGTCATCGTGCCCGTGGACGGGATGTCGGCAGGGACCCTCTATGCCGAGCAGTACACGGCCTGGCATCTGCTGAACGCTCCCGGCACGCGCGCCCGGGCCAGCCTGACCAGACTGGACATGATCGACATCACCTCGAAGTAA
- a CDS encoding PAS domain S-box protein: MHLMNPEHIQLLDALSQGAVILRDGRISHANLCFAAICNAGRETLLGRSFCDFVIPKHHDRVEKYLNRIPDEPSCSQKPIEFTLLDANGTESFVEMQARKISYQGKPALLCSLTDITQKTKTSQKLKRILDSIPEVIMAFDREHSRIESANSATEGLYGLPADQFVGNIFHPIDLVFPEDAAKVQAFYAGLIEKEIDRIEYRIVHANGDIRWVRDEGEVIYKEQGLGRIQQIYHFIKDITDRKNDEEKLRVNEQKYRRIFQYSTDPIFVAMPDGSFVDINQAAISLFEYESREHALKGNVIDHFTDEDERKAIMSTIIQDGSITDHPTRLKTLTGETVEVAITGGCRKNRNSGLLESYQIILHDMRAVIERTELETYRRTMGGLSDRLNNIVQAQAMQYGLMSDYIEALKSIEDGPRKDQILARLLGKVSNSKRSLEDLRVLGEKIRKIYHAPEPPVPVPDGTGGILFDLK, encoded by the coding sequence ATGCATCTCATGAACCCCGAACATATCCAGCTGCTCGACGCCCTGAGCCAGGGAGCGGTCATCCTTCGAGACGGCAGGATTTCCCATGCCAACCTCTGTTTCGCCGCGATATGCAACGCCGGGCGCGAGACTTTGCTCGGCAGGTCCTTTTGCGACTTCGTCATCCCCAAGCATCACGATCGGGTCGAGAAATACCTGAACAGAATTCCGGACGAGCCGAGCTGCTCCCAAAAACCGATCGAGTTCACCCTGCTGGACGCAAACGGAACGGAATCGTTCGTCGAAATGCAGGCCAGAAAGATCAGCTACCAAGGCAAGCCGGCGCTGCTCTGTTCCCTCACCGACATCACCCAGAAGACCAAGACCAGCCAGAAACTCAAGCGTATTCTCGATTCCATCCCCGAAGTGATCATGGCCTTCGACCGTGAGCACTCACGCATAGAGTCGGCCAACAGCGCCACGGAAGGCCTTTACGGACTGCCTGCCGACCAGTTTGTCGGGAACATCTTTCACCCGATAGACTTGGTTTTCCCCGAGGACGCCGCGAAGGTTCAAGCCTTCTACGCGGGGCTGATAGAAAAGGAGATCGACCGCATCGAATATCGCATCGTGCACGCCAACGGCGATATCCGCTGGGTCCGCGACGAAGGCGAGGTCATCTACAAGGAGCAGGGCCTGGGCAGGATCCAGCAGATCTACCATTTCATCAAGGACATAACGGACCGCAAGAACGACGAGGAAAAACTGCGCGTCAACGAGCAAAAATACCGGCGCATCTTCCAGTACTCCACCGACCCGATCTTCGTGGCCATGCCGGACGGAAGCTTCGTGGACATAAACCAGGCCGCCATCTCGCTTTTTGAGTACGAGAGCCGCGAGCACGCGCTGAAGGGCAACGTCATTGACCATTTCACGGACGAAGACGAGCGAAAGGCCATCATGTCCACGATCATCCAGGACGGCAGCATCACCGATCACCCGACCCGGCTCAAGACCCTGACCGGGGAAACCGTCGAGGTCGCGATCACGGGCGGCTGCAGAAAAAACCGCAACTCGGGCCTGCTGGAAAGTTACCAGATCATCCTGCACGACATGCGCGCGGTCATCGAACGCACGGAACTGGAAACCTACCGCCGGACCATGGGCGGCCTCTCGGACCGGTTGAACAACATCGTGCAGGCCCAGGCCATGCAATACGGACTGATGTCGGATTATATCGAAGCCTTGAAATCCATCGAGGATGGTCCGCGCAAGGATCAGATCCTTGCACGCCTGCTGGGCAAGGTGAGCAATTCGAAGCGGTCTCTGGAGGATCTGCGCGTGCTCGGCGAGAAAATCCGCAAGATCTACCATGCGCCGGAACCACCCGTACCGGTTCCAGACGGAACAGGCGGCATTCTCTTCGACCTGAAGTAA
- the ansA gene encoding asparaginase, with product MKKKVCILYTGGTIGMKPTPQGYAPEAGYLGRVMASMPDFSSPEMPAYVICEYAPLLDSSNMGPRHWLAIARDIADKYHEFDGFIVIHGTDTMAYTASALPFMLEGLAKPVVLTGSQIPLCRVRSDGRDNLVTALMVIALTPVPEVCLCFGNRLLRGCRTTKVDAAGFQAFDSPNYPDLGHIGVTIRPHPELLLPTRPVNGLTVHPLSDAKVGALRLFPGISAELVANVLRSPLQGLVLETYGLGNGPSNDAELMDVLAEACARGVVIVNCTQCLRGTVDQSGYQAGSALARAGVVSGADMTAEAALTKMIYLFSLGLTPEEIRERMPKNLRGELTENNA from the coding sequence GTGAAAAAAAAGGTCTGCATCCTCTACACGGGCGGGACCATCGGCATGAAGCCGACGCCGCAGGGATATGCGCCGGAAGCGGGATACCTGGGCCGCGTCATGGCATCCATGCCTGATTTTTCAAGCCCGGAAATGCCCGCCTACGTCATTTGCGAGTACGCGCCCCTGCTCGATTCCTCCAACATGGGCCCCAGACACTGGCTGGCCATCGCCCGCGACATCGCCGACAAGTACCACGAATTCGACGGGTTCATCGTCATTCACGGCACGGACACCATGGCCTACACGGCGTCTGCCCTGCCGTTCATGCTTGAGGGCCTGGCCAAACCCGTGGTCCTGACCGGATCACAGATTCCCCTGTGCAGGGTCAGAAGCGACGGCCGGGACAATCTGGTCACGGCGCTCATGGTCATCGCCCTGACGCCGGTGCCCGAGGTCTGCCTGTGCTTCGGCAACCGTCTCCTGCGCGGCTGCCGCACGACCAAGGTCGATGCCGCCGGATTCCAGGCCTTTGATTCCCCAAATTACCCGGACCTGGGACATATCGGCGTGACCATCCGCCCCCATCCCGAGCTGCTTCTCCCAACGCGCCCCGTGAACGGCCTGACCGTGCACCCGCTGTCCGACGCCAAGGTCGGAGCGCTCAGGCTTTTTCCGGGTATCTCGGCCGAGCTTGTGGCCAATGTGCTGCGCTCGCCGTTGCAGGGGCTCGTGCTTGAGACCTATGGGCTCGGCAACGGCCCCTCCAATGACGCCGAACTGATGGACGTTCTGGCCGAGGCATGCGCGCGCGGCGTGGTCATCGTCAACTGTACCCAGTGCCTGCGCGGCACGGTGGACCAGAGCGGCTACCAGGCCGGCTCGGCTCTTGCTCGTGCGGGAGTGGTCTCTGGCGCGGACATGACGGCGGAAGCGGCCCTGACCAAGATGATCTATCTTTTCAGCCTGGGCCTCACGCCGGAGGAAATTCGGGAGCGCATGCCGAAGAACCTGCGCGGCGAGCTGACCGAAAACAATGCCTGA